The sequence GATCGTCGATCTCCAGCTCATGGCTCCAGAATTTTCGGAATACCGTGTCATGGTAGGGGCGGAAGAAGCCATGCCGTTGTGCGAACAGCATGCCGACGCTGGAATAGAAGGCGTCGTAGATCCGTCGCGGCCCTTTCATGATGAGCCCCTGCGCATTGGCATGGCGGCGCGCGTCCATATAGGCGTAGCGCACTTTGCGCCAGAAATGCGGTGTGCGCTCCTCAACCGTCCCCATGAATTCCGCGACACGCAGCGTGTAAGGCAGCCATTCGATCTCGACGCCGTGTGTCTCTTCGAGCGTGAACAGACGCTTATTCGCGACGAATGCGTAGGGGCTCTTGTAGTCGGTGTAGACGCGCACGATTGGCTTGGGCACGGTCGGCTCCCTTTGGACGTGTGGCACTCCTTGGCGGGCGGGAAGTTAACTCGCGAATTCCGTCATTGCGAGCGCAGCGAAGCAATCCAGCGTCTCACTGCGGAAAGATTCAGGATTGCTTCGCCGCGCTCGCAATGACGATGTGGCAAGAGGTTACCCCTTCGTAAGCCGGTACTGCCCCATATCCGGATCATGCGTCATGCGCCAGTAATCCACGAACCGCCACGGCATCGCCGAAAACACCCGGCCGCTCGCATTGCGGTAGTAGGTGCTCATGCCCGGGTGGGTCCAGATCATCGCCTCGTGCTCGGCATCGACCTTGCGGACGTAATCATCGAGCACGTCCTGACGGACGTCGATGGCGGCGACGTCGTGCTCGATCATGTCGGCGAGGCAAGCCGAGATGTAGCGGCTCTGGCACTCCGACTGGAAGATGACGCTGCCGCCATGGGCAGGGCCTGAATTCGGCCCGAGCATGCAGAAGAAGTTCGGAAAGCCCGGCACGGTGAGGCCGAGATACGCAGTTGGATTGTCGTTGGCCCAAGCCTCACGCAAATCCTTGTCGTCGCGGCCACGGATGTTCAGGCGCGCTGCCATCTCCGTGACCTTGAAGCCGGTTGCGACCACGATGATATCGGCGGGCCGGTGCTTGCCGTCGGCGGTGACGATGCCGCTCTCGTCGAAATGATCGATCGCATCGGTGACCAATTCGACATTTTGTCGGGTCAGCGTCTTGAACCAGTTGTTGTCGAGCAGGATGCGCTTGCCGTAGGGCGGATAGGTCGGCACGCATTTTTCGATCAGATCGGGCCGATCCTTCAGCTCGGACAGGATGAAATCGGTCAGTTCCTGCCGATGCCGGTCATTGCCCTTGTTGACGGCGCGCTCCGGATGCGGCCAGGCCGGATCCTTGCGGAGGAAAGGCAGGAGGCCGTCGCCGTAGCGCCAGAACATGTTGAAGCGATACCACTGCACATAAAACGGCAGATGCGCCAGCAGCCAGCGCGCGCCCTCGCTGATCGGATCGGCGTAGCCCTTCACCGGCCGCGCCCATTGCGCGCTGCGCTGGTAGACGGTGACGGAGGCCACGCGGCAGGCGATCGAGGGCACCAGCTGCATCGATGTTGCGCCGGTGCCGATCACGGCGACATGCTTGCCGTCGAGATTGATCTCGTCGGACCATAGTGCCGAGTGCAGGATCGTGCCCTTGAAGTCTTCCTCGCCTTTGAAATGGGCGCGCGAGGGATCGTTGAGCTGGCCGATGGCCGAGACCAGCGCAGTGGATTCGAAAATCTCCTCGCCATCCTTTGTCTTGAGGGTGGAGATCCAGCGCCGCTTGGCTTCGTCCCAGCGCGACGAGGTCAATTCTGTGTTGATCCGCAAATGCTTGCGGATGCCGTATTCCTCCGCGACCTTCTGGAGATAGCCGAGCAGCTCCTCGCGCTGGCAGAAATAGCGCGTCCATGCGTTGCCCGAGCCGAACGAGTAGGAATAGGAATGGTTCGGCGTGTCGACGCCACAGCCGGGATAGCGATTGATCCACCAGGTGCCGCCGAGCTCGGCGTTCTTCTCGACGATGGTGTAGGGAATTCCGAGATGGCCGAGCGCCACGCCGAGCGCGATGGCACAGACGCCGGCGCCGACGATCAGCACATGCTGGTCGGCAAGCTTGTCGTCTGCTGGACGCTCGGTCCATCGCGCCTGGCGCGGCACGAAACCCATTTCCTCGCGCATCAGGGGGGCATATTCCGGCGCGACGTTCTCGCCGAGACACGCGCGCATCATCTTCAGCAGCAGCTCGTCGCCGGGATCGGCGATGACGGGTTTTGGCGTGCCATTGGTGAAGAGTTCGACGACGGCGGCGCGGATCTCGTCCTGGATGTCTCTGGGCACGCCGGCCTCGGGATCGGGAATGAGGCGAATGTCGCGCTTGGGGAGGTAGGGCGGCGCGAGCCACTTCTCGTCACCGGTCATGTGCACCAGCACCATCAGCAGACAGCGGATGTCTCCTTCGGCGATCGTGGAGGCGAGATCGAGCGGCTTGTGTGGAGATGCGATGTTCATGGCGTGTCCTGATCTCCGGATGCAGTGAAGAGGCCGCGCGTCATCAGCTTGCGATAGGCAGAGATGACGTGATCGGGCACGACGGTGACGACGCCTTCCGAATAGGAGTAGCGTCGGCTGAGATAGCCGCGCGAGCCCATCAGCATGTGAACGATCGCCTCGAATTCCTCGTCGCTGTAGTCCTCTATGGCGCCGGCAAGGCGAGCCCGGCGCAGGATGCGGACATAGGCGGTCGCGATGTTGTCGAGATGCTTCTGATAGCCGATGGGTGCGAAGAACTCGGCTTCGTTGAGGATGCGCAGGAATTCCGGGACCTCGCGTATGAAATCGAAGAAGGCGGAGAAGCGCGCGATCTCCTGCCGGGCCGCATCCGCGGTGCCGGTGCGGGCGCGGATGAACTCGACCATGTCGAGACCGATCTTGGGCAGGAGCTGATCGAGCAGCTCCTGCCGGTTTTCGAAATGATTGTAGAAGGTGCCCTGCGCGACGCCGGCTTCCTCGGTGATGCGCGCGACCGAGGCTTCGGCATAGCCATGCTTGCCGACCACCTTGGTGGCGGCCTCGAAGATCTTCTGCTTGGTCCAGGCGTTGCGCTCGACACGGTTGAGCTTTGTGACCTTGGCGTTCACTTGCGTCATTCAGAGGTCTCCAGCTCGGCGCGCAACAGGCGCTTCAGGATCTTGCCACTGGGATTGCGGGGAAGGCTGTCACGGATAATCAGCTGCTTCGGCACCTTGAAGCTCGCCAGCCGCGTGCGGCAGTGCTCGGTGAGGGCAGCAAGGTCGAGGCTGGCGCCTTCGGCGAGCACGACGATGGCCACCGGCCGCTCGCCCCAGCGCGGATCGCGCAGGCCGATCACGGCGACCTCGCGCACGTCAGGTAGATCGTAGATGACGCGCTCGACCTCGGAGGACGCGATGTTCTCTCCGCCGGAGATAATCATGTCCTTCTTGCGGTCGGTCAAATACAGAAAGCCATCTTCGTCGAGATAGCCGACATCGCCGCTGCGGAACCAGTTGCCGAAGAAGGCGGAGGCCGTCTTCTCCGGATCCTTCCAATAGCCGCGCGTGATCTTGGGGCCGCGCAGGCAGATCTCGCCATTGACGTTCGGCGGCAGCGTCTTGCCGTCCTCATCACGGATATCGATCTCGACATGGGCGATGGCGCGCCCGGTCGAGCCGATCTTCTCGATCTCGCGGCCTTTCTCCATGAAGGTGTCGCCACCGACAGTCTCCGTGAGGCCATAGGCGTCGATATAGCGCGCATTGCGGAAATATTCGGAGAAGGCGCGGATGCGCAGCTCCGGCGTCTTCTCGCCGCCGCCGATTGCCCACTTCAGGCTGGAAACGTCGTAGCGGTCGCGCGTCGGGCAGGTCAGCATCGCGGTGGTCATCACGGGCGCGAACCAGGCGGCATTCAGCTTGTCTTCGGCGATCGCCGCCAGCGCCGCCTCTGGCTCGAAATTGCGTTCGATGCGGATGAAGCCGCCATGCCAGAGCACAGCGATTCCGGGCAGATCGAGCGCGCCGACGTGAAAGAGCGGGCCGAGGACGAGAAGGCGCGTGTCCGCACCGAGACCGAGCGCGATGGTCTGATCGGCCGACTTCCAGTAGAAATTGTCGTAAGTGAGCATCACGCCCTTGGGGCGGTCGGTCGTGCCCGAGGTGTACATCAGCCGCATCAGGTCGGATGGCTGGCGCACATGCATGGGCGCGTGCAGCGTATCGCCGGCAAGATGGGTGATGCTTTGTTGCGCAGCTTCATTCACCACGATGGTCTTCGCGCCCGCTGCATTCGCCGCGAGTTCTTCATCGGCAATCAACATCCGCGCGCCGGCATTGCCGGCGATGTAGCTGACCTCGTCGCGCGAGAGCCGGAAATTGACCGGCAGGAACACCGCGCCGAGATGGCTGGTCGCGAACACGAGCTCCAGGAACGCCGCGCTGTTCTTCATCAGCACTGCGACGACGTCGCCTGGGCCGATGCCATGCGCGGCGAGCCAGCCTGCGACTTGGCGAACGCGCGCATGGAAGACCGCGTAGGAAATCTCCTCGCCGCGATATTTCAGCGCAGGCCGGTCCGGCGTACGCCGTGCATGAAAGGCGATGAAGCTCGAGAGGTTGATCATAGCGCTTGTTTTGAGCCGATTGGCGGCTTCGCGTCTCCCTTGATGAATTCTGACTCGTAATTCATCTTTGGCTTGACGTCACCCCCTTTGCTCTGAAATCCTTGGAGACACGGAGACGGACGATCTCCGGCAGGGATCAGGAACGCCGACCCACAAGAGGGAGGGGAAAATGACGAGAACCCGCACGCCGGGCATCAGCCGCCGTTCAACATTGGCGTTGATGGGCGCCGGTGCGATGACGTTTGCCGCGCCATGGGTGGCACGGGCGCAGGCCAAGACGATCAAGATCGGCATGCCGACGATTTTGTCGGGGCGCGTTGCGCAACTCGGCACGTCCTCGCGTAATGCCGTGATGCTCGAGGTCGAGAAGGTCAACGCCGCCGGCGGTCTTGCAGGCCGGCAGATCGAGATGGTGATCCGCGACTCCAAGGGCCAGCCGCAGGAGGCCGCCCGCGTCGCGCGCGAACTCGTCAACACCGACGGCTGCGAGCTGCTGCTCGACGGCGAAGCGTCCTCCGGATCCTTCGCAGTGCATGAAGTTGCGCGCGATCTCGGCGTGCTCTGCATCCACACCTGCTCGGAAGCCTCCTCGCTGACCGCCGATCCGAAGCAGCACATCCCGAATGCGTTCCGCTGCGTGCGGCAGGGCATCCACGATTCCATCGTCGGCGGCAGCTACGCCGCCTCGATCGCCAAGGCCAAGGGCTTGAAGAAGTGGGCGACCTGTTCGCCGGACTATGCCTATGGCCGCGACACCACCGGCGAGTTCACACTGTATCTGAAGCGCTTCGCGCCCGACGTCGAAATCATCAGCGAGTCCTGGCCAAAGCTGTTCCAGGCTGATTACACCGAGGTGGTGACGAAGATTCTTCAGGCCAAGCCGCAGGCGCTGTACTCCTGTCTGTGGGGCGGCGATCTCACCTCCTACATCGACCAGGCCAACATCTACGCGATGTTCAGCCAGATGGAGGTGTTCGCGGTCAACATGGCCGACTACACCGCGCTCACCGTGGTGAAGAATTTGCCCAAGGGCATCCACTCCGGCAATCGGTACATCAAGACCTTTCCGACCACGCCGGCGAACGCTGCCTGGGGCGATGCCTACAGGGCGAAGTACAACGAATATCCCACTAACTGGTCGTGGCAGAACGCGACGGCGGTGATGTTCCTGGCCGAAGCCGCTAAGAAGGCGAATTCGGCCGACGGCAAGAAGATCGCGGAAGTTTTGAAGGGCCTCACCATCAAGTGCCCGTTCGGCGCCGACGGCACCGTGACCATGCGCGGCGACGACCACACGCTGGTTGGCTACGCCATCGGCTGGGGCACCACGATCCCGCAGGAGCCTTACGTGCCCGAGGTCAAGGCCGGCGACTGGAAGACCATCTTCGAACTCGAGGCCGAGTGGAAGAAGAGCAAGGGCTACACCTGAACCGACGTGTCGGCGGAGACGGGCGACCGTCTCCGCCTTCGTTCGTTTTCCGCGTCGTTTCAGGCGCGCTGCAATGAAAGTGCTCCCGTGGATCTCGATGCGCTTGCCGGCTGCCTCTCCAGCTCCGCCTGTCTGGTGACGCAGACCACCAGCGGCCTCATCATCGGCATGCTTCTGTTTCTCGTCGCGGTCGGGCTGACGCTGATCTTCGGCGTGCTCAAGGTGGTCAATTTCAGCCACGGCGCCTTTTACATGTTCGGTGCCTATTTTGCGATGACGGCCTATCAGCTCACCGGCAGCTTCGCGCTGGCGATGCTGGCGGGCGCGGCGGGCACCGCCATTCTCGGCCTGGTCTTCGAGCGCGTCTTCATGAGCCGCGTCTACGGCGCGGACGTGTTGATGCAGGTCCTCGTCTGCTACGCCTTCGTGCTGATCTTTGACGATGTCGTGCGCATGATCTGGGGACCGGAATTCAAGTCCATGGGCATGCCGTCCGCGTTTCAGGTGATGCCGCTGTTCATCGGCGGAGGCGTCGTGCCGCCCTATTATCTTTTGCTGATCGCTGTGGCGCTAGTCGCGGCCATCGTGCTCGGCCTTGGCCTGGCGCGCAGCCGTATCGGCAAGGTCATCCGCG comes from Bradyrhizobium sp. CCGE-LA001 and encodes:
- a CDS encoding AMP-binding protein, which codes for MINLSSFIAFHARRTPDRPALKYRGEEISYAVFHARVRQVAGWLAAHGIGPGDVVAVLMKNSAAFLELVFATSHLGAVFLPVNFRLSRDEVSYIAGNAGARMLIADEELAANAAGAKTIVVNEAAQQSITHLAGDTLHAPMHVRQPSDLMRLMYTSGTTDRPKGVMLTYDNFYWKSADQTIALGLGADTRLLVLGPLFHVGALDLPGIAVLWHGGFIRIERNFEPEAALAAIAEDKLNAAWFAPVMTTAMLTCPTRDRYDVSSLKWAIGGGEKTPELRIRAFSEYFRNARYIDAYGLTETVGGDTFMEKGREIEKIGSTGRAIAHVEIDIRDEDGKTLPPNVNGEICLRGPKITRGYWKDPEKTASAFFGNWFRSGDVGYLDEDGFLYLTDRKKDMIISGGENIASSEVERVIYDLPDVREVAVIGLRDPRWGERPVAIVVLAEGASLDLAALTEHCRTRLASFKVPKQLIIRDSLPRNPSGKILKRLLRAELETSE
- a CDS encoding flavin-containing monooxygenase, producing MNIASPHKPLDLASTIAEGDIRCLLMVLVHMTGDEKWLAPPYLPKRDIRLIPDPEAGVPRDIQDEIRAAVVELFTNGTPKPVIADPGDELLLKMMRACLGENVAPEYAPLMREEMGFVPRQARWTERPADDKLADQHVLIVGAGVCAIALGVALGHLGIPYTIVEKNAELGGTWWINRYPGCGVDTPNHSYSYSFGSGNAWTRYFCQREELLGYLQKVAEEYGIRKHLRINTELTSSRWDEAKRRWISTLKTKDGEEIFESTALVSAIGQLNDPSRAHFKGEEDFKGTILHSALWSDEINLDGKHVAVIGTGATSMQLVPSIACRVASVTVYQRSAQWARPVKGYADPISEGARWLLAHLPFYVQWYRFNMFWRYGDGLLPFLRKDPAWPHPERAVNKGNDRHRQELTDFILSELKDRPDLIEKCVPTYPPYGKRILLDNNWFKTLTRQNVELVTDAIDHFDESGIVTADGKHRPADIIVVATGFKVTEMAARLNIRGRDDKDLREAWANDNPTAYLGLTVPGFPNFFCMLGPNSGPAHGGSVIFQSECQSRYISACLADMIEHDVAAIDVRQDVLDDYVRKVDAEHEAMIWTHPGMSTYYRNASGRVFSAMPWRFVDYWRMTHDPDMGQYRLTKG
- a CDS encoding 2-hydroxychromene-2-carboxylate isomerase, whose product is MPKPIVRVYTDYKSPYAFVANKRLFTLEETHGVEIEWLPYTLRVAEFMGTVEERTPHFWRKVRYAYMDARRHANAQGLIMKGPRRIYDAFYSSVGMLFAQRHGFFRPYHDTVFRKFWSHELEIDDLAAITDVITSCGGSASEFEAYVHGPARAEHDRIIFDAEALGVFGVPTMVFNGELFWGGDRIDMLIERIERPETIEAALGSRHRKPA
- a CDS encoding branched-chain amino acid ABC transporter permease: MDLDALAGCLSSSACLVTQTTSGLIIGMLLFLVAVGLTLIFGVLKVVNFSHGAFYMFGAYFAMTAYQLTGSFALAMLAGAAGTAILGLVFERVFMSRVYGADVLMQVLVCYAFVLIFDDVVRMIWGPEFKSMGMPSAFQVMPLFIGGGVVPPYYLLLIAVALVAAIVLGLGLARSRIGKVIRAAAHNPGMVSALGINTGLIYGGVFALGGMLAGLAGALAAPVRSLTPGMGFSVLIESFIVTVIGGMGSILGALIGALLLGLIRSFGSQGFPLFVEGLMYLFMVIVLVSKPTGLFGKEAA
- a CDS encoding ABC transporter substrate-binding protein, which codes for MTRTRTPGISRRSTLALMGAGAMTFAAPWVARAQAKTIKIGMPTILSGRVAQLGTSSRNAVMLEVEKVNAAGGLAGRQIEMVIRDSKGQPQEAARVARELVNTDGCELLLDGEASSGSFAVHEVARDLGVLCIHTCSEASSLTADPKQHIPNAFRCVRQGIHDSIVGGSYAASIAKAKGLKKWATCSPDYAYGRDTTGEFTLYLKRFAPDVEIISESWPKLFQADYTEVVTKILQAKPQALYSCLWGGDLTSYIDQANIYAMFSQMEVFAVNMADYTALTVVKNLPKGIHSGNRYIKTFPTTPANAAWGDAYRAKYNEYPTNWSWQNATAVMFLAEAAKKANSADGKKIAEVLKGLTIKCPFGADGTVTMRGDDHTLVGYAIGWGTTIPQEPYVPEVKAGDWKTIFELEAEWKKSKGYT
- a CDS encoding TetR/AcrR family transcriptional regulator; amino-acid sequence: MTQVNAKVTKLNRVERNAWTKQKIFEAATKVVGKHGYAEASVARITEEAGVAQGTFYNHFENRQELLDQLLPKIGLDMVEFIRARTGTADAARQEIARFSAFFDFIREVPEFLRILNEAEFFAPIGYQKHLDNIATAYVRILRRARLAGAIEDYSDEEFEAIVHMLMGSRGYLSRRYSYSEGVVTVVPDHVISAYRKLMTRGLFTASGDQDTP